Genomic segment of Bacteroides stercoris ATCC 43183:
ATTCGTCGTCGTCGCTGGCTCTTAAAGAAGCATAATGAGTATATCTCTCGTAACTGGCGTATGGTGGCTGAAGGTACTCGTATGACGCAAGATTTTGCGTCTTTTTTAAAAGAACTATATTGATAGCTATCCGATCAGTTGCAAGCTCTTAGGTGTTTTATATGGAGTTGACGGGGATTTATTGGAGCGTCAATACCGTAACCATCTAAGTGGTTATCTCCATTGGGACCAACTTGTTCATGCAGAGGATTGGCTACTATTCGAAAAGAATATCGGTGCTTATCTCTGTATTGATGAGGTAGCCCTCTCGCGTGGAGAACTCTATACTGTACTGACCAATAAAGAAGCTCACGGTGGTAAAGGTAGTATGATTGCTATCATTAAAGGTACGGACGTTCATACGATCACTTCTGTCCTGCTTAAGCTCTCCCGTCGCCGCCGTTACCAAGTGCGCGAGATAACTTTAGATATGGCTCCTAACATGGAGCAGATTGCACGCATCTGCTTTCCTGCGGCCAAACGTGTTACCGATCGCTTTCACGTACAGAAGTTAGCTTATGAAGCAGTGCAGGAGATGCGTGTAAAAGCTCGCTGGGAGGCTTTGGATGAAGAGTCCACTCAGATTGCTTATGCAAAGGCCTGTGGAAAGATGTATCATGCACCTGTTTTCGCTAATGGAGATACAAGAAAGCAGTTGTTAGCGAGAAGTATTTATCTGCTTTACAAGAAGGAATCCTTATGGACTCAGTCTCAAAGAATACGGGCTGAAATTCTTTTCAAGGAATATCCCGATATAAAGAAAGGATATTATCTGTCTATGCGGTTAGGCTTAATCTATCATCAGTGTAAGTTTAAGGATATTGCTTTGACAAGGCTGGCAAGGTGGTATGATGAAGTAGATAAATCAGGGTTCCTCACCTTTGGAAGGGTCGCACGTTCTATACAAACACATTATCTGGATATAATCAATTTCTTTGAAAGGAGGGCAACCAATGCCGCAGCAGAGTCATTCAATGCTAAAATCAAAGCATTTAGAGCACAGTTCAGAGGAGTAAGAGATAGAGCTTTTTTCTTATATAGACTTGCTAAATTATATGCTTAAATATAAAATCCCTCAGATTGTTACGTTGACCCCTTTTTTCTTATATAGACTTGCTAAATTATATGCTTAAATATAAAATCCCTCAGATTGTTACGTTGACCCCAGATTGTTACGTTGATCCCTGAACCCTGAGTCCCGGTAAAGGGGGTATATAATAAAAAAAGAGGAAAATCATCACTGAAATTCCTCTTTTTCTTGGGTGACTGAAGGGACTCGAACCCTCGACATTCAGAACCACAATCTGACGCTCTAACCAACTGAACTACAGTCACCATGTTGTTGCATTTCTTAAATGCGGTGCAAAGATATGGATAATCTTTGATATTACAAATGTTTTGGCGTTTTTTTTTCAAAAAAATAGCTATTTATTATTTTCATAAATTTCTGTATTATGCTGTACTAGGAACTTTCGAGTGTTTTTAATGAAGATATTCAGACGGTTACGGGCTGATTGCGGCAAATGGCTATGTGGTGAGTAAGAAGGATATAAAATGTAATTTTTTTCTCCAGTGAGAGTGGGGCGGCCGGTCCATACTAAAGTGTATCCGCATCGGACGACACGGGCGAATGGAAAAGAAGAGGCAAAAGATTCGGGCGACGGTGAATGACTTGAATGGTTTTGTAATGGACGGATGGGCTTGGGGAGAGGATATTTTTCAAGTTGCAGCGTAAAGATGAGTCCACCGTCTGTATTTGCAGCGCTCATATTGGAGATGAAGTTTCCTAAAGAATAGACGATGGCATGCTGTTGATTGCCGTTCGTGCGTAATTCCATAGGCTGGATTACGTGCGGATGCGAACCGATAATATGGGTCACCCCCTGTTTCAGCAACCAGTCGGCAAGCTCGCATTGCTCACGGTTCGGGAGTGATTGATATTCTTCTCCCCAATGCATACAGGCTATAATAGCATCCGGGCGTACGGCTTGGGCGCTATGTATGTCTTTTAGAATTGTTTTTTTGTCAATGTAATTGACTATGTTGGGTGCAGATACCTTGATTCCATTAGTGCC
This window contains:
- a CDS encoding CapA family protein — encoded protein: MKALISFIFLLYSVTLSSQERITLLFVGDLMQHRAQIDAARTSDGKYDYSPCFSLVKEEISRADIAIGNLEVTLGGKPYQGYPTFSAPDEYLQAIKDAEFDVLLTANNHCLDRGKTGLERTITQIESFSIPYAGTYRNAIERKQLHPLFIRKKGFCIAILNYTYGTNGIKVSAPNIVNYIDKKTILKDIHSAQAVRPDAIIACMHWGEEYQSLPNREQCELADWLLKQGVTHIIGSHPHVIQPMELRTNGNQQHAIVYSLGNFISNMSAANTDGGLIFTLQLEKYPLPKPIRPLQNHSSHSPSPESFASSFPFARVVRCGYTLVWTGRPTLTGEKNYILYPSYSPHSHLPQSARNRLNIFIKNTRKFLVQHNTEIYENNK